The Saprospiraceae bacterium genome includes a window with the following:
- a CDS encoding polyprenyl synthetase family protein — translation MTINLNDIKHPVKDELKEFEKHFKESMKSSVPLLDKITYYIVQKKGKQIRPILVFLCAKICGQINESTYVAASLLELSHTASLVHDDVVDDAYERRGFFSVNALWKNKIAVLVGDFLLAKGLEIALATKNYNHLQTVSNAVKQMSEGELLQIEKARRLDIKEDIYFEIIRQKTASLISAACSSGASSTTNDAEMIQKMWHFGEKTGIAFQIKDDLFDYGDTDIGKPRGIDIKEKKMTLPLIYALQQASKSEKNTIINFIKRDSKNEVVVKKVIDFVKAHGGLEYATTTMHQYQKDALEILYTFPESEARDALENLVLYVTSRNT, via the coding sequence ATGACAATTAATCTGAATGACATAAAACATCCAGTAAAGGACGAGCTAAAAGAATTTGAAAAACACTTCAAAGAATCCATGAAAAGTTCTGTTCCCTTACTCGATAAAATAACTTACTATATCGTTCAGAAAAAAGGGAAACAAATCAGGCCTATTCTGGTATTTCTTTGTGCTAAAATATGTGGACAAATAAACGAATCAACGTATGTTGCAGCGTCTCTTTTGGAACTATCCCACACAGCGTCACTGGTACATGATGACGTGGTAGATGATGCATACGAAAGGCGTGGTTTCTTTTCGGTTAATGCTCTGTGGAAAAATAAAATAGCAGTCTTAGTTGGAGACTTCTTATTGGCAAAAGGTCTCGAAATAGCTTTGGCTACTAAAAATTATAATCACCTCCAGACCGTCTCCAATGCCGTAAAACAAATGAGTGAAGGCGAATTGCTACAGATTGAGAAAGCCCGGAGGTTAGACATAAAAGAGGATATATACTTTGAAATAATCCGACAGAAAACAGCATCCCTAATTTCAGCAGCTTGTTCGTCCGGCGCATCATCCACCACAAATGATGCCGAAATGATCCAAAAAATGTGGCATTTTGGCGAAAAAACCGGTATTGCATTTCAGATTAAAGACGATCTCTTTGATTACGGTGATACCGATATCGGCAAACCACGTGGTATTGATATTAAAGAAAAGAAAATGACACTCCCACTCATTTATGCACTGCAACAAGCGTCCAAGTCTGAAAAAAACACTATTATCAATTTCATCAAAAGAGATAGTAAAAATGAGGTGGTTGTAAAAAAAGTGATTGATTTTGTGAAAGCTCACGGTGGGCTGGAATATGCAACTACCACGATGCACCAATACCAGAAAGATGCATTGGAAATTCTGTATACCTTTCCGGAAAGCGAAGCCAGAGACGCCCTTGAAAATCTGGTGTTGTATGTTACCTCCAGGAATACATGA
- the nhaA gene encoding Na+/H+ antiporter NhaA, with the protein MDIKQEPVDKWIIDPMKRFINNSTTSGIMLFTSAFIALVLANSPWSDEYHHLWETNFTIGFSDFLISKSLHHWINDGLMAIFFFVVGLELKREIIAGELSNPKNAILPVSAAIGGMIFPALIYYFFNGGTATASGWGIPMATDIAFALGVLYLLGDKVPVSLKIFLTALAIADDIGAVLVIAFFYTSDINMVSLGTGAVFMAILIFANWIGVRNTVFYAIVGIGGLWMAFLMSGVHATIAAVLAAFTIPASVKVSEKSFSERLDYLQMKFRLARPNNQPTVTNEQLHILEDIRELSKKALTPLQRLEHSMHPLVAFIIMPVFALSNGGVTFSGDISDQFFSKVSMGVFTGLILGKLIGVVGVSYLLLRTGWVRIPDGMNKVHILGAGFLAAVGFTMSLFISDLAFKDLEYVTQSKIGILSASVLASIIGYFIIRKGNSLQ; encoded by the coding sequence ATGGATATAAAACAGGAACCAGTAGATAAGTGGATTATTGATCCGATGAAGCGTTTTATCAATAACAGTACGACGAGTGGTATAATGCTGTTTACTTCTGCTTTTATTGCATTGGTTTTAGCCAATTCTCCGTGGTCTGATGAATATCATCATCTATGGGAAACAAATTTTACGATCGGTTTTTCAGATTTTCTGATTTCAAAGTCGCTGCATCATTGGATTAATGACGGGCTGATGGCTATTTTCTTTTTTGTAGTAGGTCTTGAATTAAAACGAGAAATCATCGCAGGTGAGTTGAGTAACCCCAAAAATGCTATTCTTCCGGTCAGTGCTGCTATCGGAGGGATGATCTTTCCGGCATTGATTTATTATTTTTTTAATGGGGGTACTGCGACAGCTTCCGGATGGGGTATTCCGATGGCTACGGATATTGCTTTTGCTTTGGGCGTGTTATATCTGCTGGGGGATAAAGTGCCGGTTTCATTAAAGATATTCCTTACGGCGCTTGCCATCGCAGATGATATCGGAGCAGTTTTAGTTATAGCGTTTTTTTATACTTCTGATATAAATATGGTCAGTCTGGGGACAGGTGCAGTATTTATGGCAATATTGATTTTTGCAAATTGGATAGGAGTACGAAACACAGTTTTTTATGCTATAGTAGGAATTGGGGGACTATGGATGGCATTCCTCATGTCAGGCGTACATGCTACGATTGCTGCCGTATTAGCAGCATTTACAATTCCTGCATCCGTTAAAGTTTCAGAAAAATCTTTTTCAGAGCGATTGGACTATTTACAAATGAAATTCAGACTGGCGAGACCCAATAACCAACCCACCGTGACCAACGAACAGTTACACATTCTCGAAGATATTCGCGAACTTTCCAAAAAAGCCCTGACCCCGCTTCAAAGGCTGGAACACAGTATGCACCCGCTCGTTGCTTTTATCATTATGCCGGTTTTTGCACTTAGCAATGGCGGTGTCACTTTCAGTGGTGATATAAGTGATCAGTTTTTCAGTAAGGTTTCGATGGGTGTTTTTACAGGATTGATATTAGGCAAATTAATTGGGGTAGTCGGAGTAAGTTATCTGCTTTTAAGGACCGGATGGGTGCGTATTCCTGATGGAATGAACAAAGTTCACATTTTAGGGGCCGGATTTCTGGCAGCAGTTGGATTTACAATGTCACTCTTTATTTCGGACCTCGCTTTTAAGGATTTAGAATACGTCACCCAATCTAAAATCGGGATACTTTCAGCATCTGTTCTTGCGAGTATAATCGGGTATTTTATAATCAGAAAAGGCAACTCACTGCAATAA
- a CDS encoding HlyC/CorC family transporter has translation MLLTIILVLFTLMLSAYFSGSEIAFLSANKLGIEVLKNKGSAKGDILTSLYKNPKSFLSTMLVGNNIVMVMYAILFGSIINVIFSGFFEPDSFLLSFISTLLMTIVVLIFGEYVPKTIFRLYANELTFRLAYVHRFFKWLLFIPAWVTSALSNAIIRLLLGKQAEIEQNIITKLDLEHYINTSVNEEKDIDREILNNALHLGLLKVKNCMVPRNEIVFIDKNDDIPTIRETFISSQHSRLIVVDGDIENIVGYFHHQQLFKNPTSIKRHIMEIDFVPEVMNVQELMHKFIKDSNNIACVVDEFGGTAGIITLEDVLEEIFGEIEDEHDVEEFVDTMISETEYIFSGRIELDYINNKYENLELPVEDYTTLSGYIVMTHGSIPLVGDEIELDNYKFIILSRSDTRIETVKVIKLLDHSEKNIDENRK, from the coding sequence ATGCTGCTCACGATCATACTTGTTCTTTTCACTTTAATGTTGTCTGCTTATTTTTCCGGCTCAGAGATTGCTTTTTTATCTGCAAATAAACTGGGTATAGAGGTTCTTAAAAATAAGGGTTCTGCGAAAGGGGACATTCTCACCAGTCTCTACAAGAATCCGAAATCATTTCTCAGCACCATGCTGGTTGGAAATAATATCGTGATGGTCATGTATGCCATACTTTTCGGGTCTATCATAAATGTGATCTTTTCAGGGTTTTTTGAACCAGACTCTTTTTTGCTATCCTTTATCAGTACTCTGTTGATGACCATTGTCGTATTGATATTCGGAGAGTATGTTCCCAAAACGATTTTCCGATTATATGCCAATGAGTTGACATTCAGGCTGGCATATGTACACAGATTTTTTAAATGGCTTCTTTTCATTCCGGCCTGGGTGACAAGTGCACTTTCAAATGCAATTATCAGGCTGTTACTTGGCAAACAAGCGGAGATTGAACAAAATATTATTACAAAACTGGATCTGGAACACTATATTAACACTTCCGTCAATGAAGAGAAGGATATAGATCGTGAGATTCTGAATAATGCATTGCACCTCGGCCTGCTGAAGGTAAAAAACTGTATGGTTCCCAGAAATGAAATCGTTTTCATCGATAAAAATGATGACATTCCCACCATCAGAGAAACATTTATCTCTTCACAACATTCCAGACTGATTGTTGTAGATGGCGATATCGAAAATATTGTCGGATACTTCCATCATCAGCAACTTTTTAAAAATCCTACCAGTATCAAAAGACATATTATGGAAATTGATTTTGTACCGGAGGTCATGAATGTGCAGGAACTTATGCATAAGTTTATTAAAGACAGTAACAATATTGCTTGCGTGGTCGATGAATTCGGAGGCACTGCAGGTATCATTACGCTGGAAGATGTGCTCGAGGAAATATTCGGAGAGATAGAAGATGAACATGATGTAGAAGAGTTTGTAGATACTATGATTTCTGAAACTGAATACATTTTTTCAGGCAGAATCGAACTGGACTATATCAATAATAAATATGAAAATCTGGAGCTACCCGTAGAAGATTACACAACACTATCAGGTTATATTGTCATGACACACGGCAGTATTCCATTGGTCGGAGATGAAATAGAACTGGATAACTATAAATTTATCATTCTATCCCGAAGTGATACCCGTATCGAGACAGTCAAAGTGATAAAACTATTGGATCATTCAGAGAAAAATATAGATGAAAATCGTAAGTAG
- a CDS encoding insulinase family protein has translation MIAFKKFVLDNGLKVIVHEDHSSPMVAFNIAYNVGSKDEDPEKTGFAHLFEHLMFGGSENIKDFDGPIQNAGGENNAFTNADLTNFYEVLPAENLEVAFWLESDRMKKLNFSKRVLNSQKKVVIEEFKETCLNEPYGDMWHHLSGLAYKVHPYMWPTIGKDMSHISNATLEDVESFFYNFYRPNNAVLVVTGNTTADEVLLLAEKWFGDIPSGNTFRTNYQAEPEQNEKRSLILHARVPNDAIYLAFHMEGRLHTDYFACDLLSDVLANGRSSRFYRKLFKEQQLFSTIDAFISGSTDPGLFIIEGKPMPGVSIEKSMEAIWIELELIRNEEIDAIELAKLKNSLESSLVFSEVSILNKAISLAYFEILGNADFINEEPERYQQLTAEDISNAARKIFRPSNMSELIYLAKK, from the coding sequence GTGATAGCATTTAAGAAATTTGTACTGGATAACGGGCTGAAAGTGATTGTCCATGAAGATCATTCATCTCCTATGGTTGCATTCAACATAGCGTATAATGTCGGGTCTAAAGATGAAGATCCTGAGAAAACAGGATTTGCACATTTATTCGAGCATCTGATGTTTGGAGGTTCTGAGAACATTAAAGATTTTGACGGCCCCATACAGAATGCCGGGGGAGAAAATAATGCATTTACCAATGCCGATCTGACCAATTTTTATGAAGTACTCCCTGCTGAGAATCTGGAGGTGGCATTTTGGCTGGAGTCAGATAGAATGAAGAAATTAAATTTCAGTAAAAGAGTACTGAACAGCCAGAAGAAAGTTGTAATTGAAGAATTTAAAGAGACCTGCCTCAATGAACCATATGGTGACATGTGGCATCACCTGAGCGGGCTGGCTTATAAAGTGCATCCTTATATGTGGCCCACGATCGGAAAAGATATGAGCCATATTTCAAATGCTACTCTGGAAGATGTCGAATCATTTTTTTACAACTTCTATCGACCCAACAATGCAGTACTTGTCGTAACCGGAAATACGACAGCGGATGAAGTTTTGTTGCTGGCAGAAAAATGGTTTGGCGATATCCCTTCCGGCAATACTTTCCGAACAAATTATCAGGCTGAACCGGAACAAAACGAGAAAAGATCATTAATTCTCCACGCCAGAGTGCCCAATGATGCAATATATCTTGCTTTTCATATGGAAGGCCGATTACATACTGATTATTTTGCTTGTGATCTGCTTTCTGATGTATTGGCTAATGGCCGTTCCTCCCGGTTTTACAGAAAATTATTCAAAGAACAACAGTTGTTCAGTACTATTGATGCTTTCATTTCAGGAAGTACAGATCCCGGACTTTTTATCATTGAAGGGAAACCTATGCCCGGTGTTTCGATAGAAAAATCCATGGAAGCCATCTGGATTGAACTGGAACTGATCAGAAATGAGGAAATAGATGCTATCGAACTTGCTAAACTAAAAAATTCTTTAGAAAGTAGTCTCGTGTTTTCAGAAGTGAGTATTTTAAATAAAGCAATCAGTCTTGCTTATTTTGAAATTTTAGGGAATGCAGACTTTATCAATGAAGAGCCTGAAAGATACCAGCAGTTGACAGCAGAAGATATTTCCAATGCTGCCCGCAAAATTTTCAGACCATCAAATATGAGTGAATTAATCTATCTGGCAAAAAAGTAG
- a CDS encoding DUF255 domain-containing protein, with product MKIFYVFFSALIFFTTDLSAQILNPVKWSFDIQKLSDSEYELIYKATIDKGWTVYSQFTSDDGPVPTSVNYEAKEGIVLLGKAVESGTKKEGIDVFFGVNVIKFLADKPFVIRQKIKVTDAKKPIEGYVSFMACDHEKCLPPNDVDFKFNIPAGIPTSEHGNLKSNTASTITITLPESTESEQDTNSNTLLNPVKWTVTKEKVSDNMYDIVFEAKIDQGWTVYSFFTSDDGPVPTTLNFESIDGARLSGDPVESGKRKEGPDPLFDNVNVIKFYADQPYVIRQRIEITDENKIVSGYLNYMACDDKKCLTPTDVDFEFAFSAAGEALLSGNSLAAKISGDKINQKIESLVETYESPIGNCGEEEVKKEGLFWTFIFGFIGGLLALLTPCVFPMLPITISFFTKDTKRKGWVNGLIYGISIIVIYLLIGLLITIFVGPEALNRLSTNWIANTAFFLIFIAFAFSFFGYYEITLPSSWSTKSDQMADKGGLIGIFFMAFTLALVSFSCTGPIIGTAIVQAATKGEYLGPFLVMFGFSSALALPFGLFAAFPAWLNTLPKSGSWMNSVKVVLGFLELALALKFLSVADMTNGWGFLRYELFMGLWILIFAGMTAYLFGFIKFPHDSPIKKLGIVRMSFGVLSIALVLYLITGFKVNEKTGDYNALSLMSGLAPPAHYNFFLPHGAYDPEIKAKYPSYGKCANNINCFKDYFEGIAYANEVNKPVMLDFTGHGCVNCRKTEEHIWVDDRIRSILNDSVVLISLYVDDDKELDSIYISDVTGKKLRNVGNKWADFQIVNFEQNSQPLYVLATTDQQVITRPRAFVPGVQGYLDYLNCGLQHNRNYNNNKIN from the coding sequence ATGAAAATATTTTATGTTTTTTTCAGTGCTCTGATTTTTTTTACCACTGATTTAAGTGCTCAAATTTTGAATCCTGTTAAATGGAGTTTCGATATTCAAAAATTGTCTGATTCGGAATATGAGTTGATATATAAGGCCACTATTGATAAGGGGTGGACTGTATATTCTCAATTTACTTCTGATGATGGCCCTGTTCCTACTTCCGTCAATTATGAAGCAAAGGAAGGTATAGTTTTATTAGGTAAAGCTGTAGAAAGTGGTACTAAAAAGGAAGGAATAGACGTTTTTTTTGGTGTGAATGTCATAAAATTTCTGGCAGATAAACCATTTGTGATTCGTCAGAAAATAAAAGTTACAGATGCTAAAAAACCAATTGAAGGATACGTCAGCTTTATGGCTTGTGACCATGAGAAATGTTTACCCCCTAATGATGTGGATTTTAAGTTTAATATACCTGCGGGAATCCCGACTTCAGAACATGGAAATTTAAAATCCAATACTGCTTCCACTATTACTATCACTTTGCCTGAAAGTACAGAGTCGGAACAAGACACTAACTCAAATACATTATTGAATCCTGTCAAGTGGACAGTTACAAAAGAGAAGGTTTCGGATAACATGTATGATATTGTTTTTGAGGCTAAAATAGATCAGGGCTGGACGGTTTATTCCTTTTTTACATCGGATGACGGACCTGTACCTACCACGCTGAACTTTGAGTCCATTGATGGGGCAAGACTTTCAGGTGATCCTGTAGAAAGCGGCAAACGTAAAGAAGGACCTGACCCTTTGTTTGATAACGTCAATGTCATCAAATTTTATGCGGATCAACCGTATGTTATCAGACAAAGAATCGAAATAACGGACGAAAATAAGATTGTTTCAGGGTACTTAAATTACATGGCTTGCGATGATAAAAAATGCCTCACTCCGACAGATGTAGATTTTGAATTTGCATTTTCAGCGGCAGGAGAAGCTTTATTGTCCGGCAATAGTCTGGCTGCAAAAATATCAGGGGATAAGATAAACCAAAAAATTGAATCATTAGTTGAGACATATGAATCACCGATAGGCAATTGTGGTGAAGAAGAAGTGAAGAAAGAAGGTCTTTTCTGGACATTTATTTTTGGATTTATCGGAGGATTACTGGCATTGTTGACACCTTGTGTTTTTCCAATGCTTCCCATCACCATTAGCTTTTTTACAAAGGATACCAAAAGAAAAGGTTGGGTAAACGGTCTGATTTATGGAATTTCCATTATTGTAATCTACTTGTTGATCGGTCTTCTGATAACCATATTTGTAGGTCCGGAAGCACTTAACAGATTATCAACCAACTGGATAGCAAACACAGCGTTTTTCCTGATTTTCATTGCATTTGCCTTTTCATTTTTTGGATATTATGAGATTACGCTTCCCAGTAGCTGGTCCACCAAAAGTGATCAGATGGCTGATAAAGGTGGTCTGATCGGGATATTTTTTATGGCTTTTACACTGGCACTTGTATCGTTTTCCTGCACGGGGCCTATCATAGGTACTGCAATCGTACAAGCGGCAACTAAAGGTGAATATCTGGGTCCTTTTTTGGTAATGTTTGGTTTCTCATCCGCTTTAGCACTTCCTTTCGGGCTTTTTGCTGCTTTTCCGGCTTGGCTAAACACACTTCCCAAATCCGGAAGCTGGATGAACTCTGTCAAAGTGGTATTAGGATTTTTGGAACTGGCGTTAGCTTTGAAGTTTTTATCAGTCGCCGATATGACCAACGGATGGGGATTCCTAAGATATGAATTATTTATGGGATTGTGGATATTGATTTTTGCCGGAATGACCGCATATTTATTTGGATTCATCAAATTTCCGCATGATAGTCCGATTAAAAAACTGGGAATCGTCAGGATGTCTTTCGGCGTGTTGTCAATTGCATTGGTATTATATCTGATAACCGGATTTAAAGTAAATGAAAAGACCGGTGACTACAATGCACTTTCACTAATGAGTGGTCTGGCTCCACCGGCACATTACAACTTTTTTCTACCGCACGGAGCGTATGATCCTGAGATAAAAGCAAAATATCCATCCTATGGAAAATGTGCAAATAATATCAATTGTTTTAAGGATTATTTTGAAGGAATTGCATATGCCAATGAAGTAAACAAACCGGTCATGCTCGATTTTACGGGACACGGATGTGTAAACTGCAGAAAAACAGAAGAACATATTTGGGTGGATGACAGGATAAGAAGTATTTTGAATGATTCCGTAGTGTTGATTTCACTTTATGTGGATGATGACAAAGAACTTGACTCAATATATATTTCAGATGTGACAGGCAAAAAATTACGGAATGTAGGAAATAAATGGGCTGATTTCCAGATCGTAAATTTTGAACAAAATTCTCAGCCTTTATATGTACTTGCTACTACAGACCAGCAAGTAATTACCAGACCAAGAGCGTTTGTTCCGGGAGTTCAGGGATATTTGGATTATCTGAATTGTGGTCTTCAGCACAACCGGAATTATAACAATAACAAAATAAATTAA
- the rsmI gene encoding 16S rRNA (cytidine(1402)-2'-O)-methyltransferase: MLYLVPTPIGNLEDMTFRAVNTLKEVDLIIAEDTRTSGRLLKHYEIEKPLSSFHAFNEHKIVEHLTSQMIGGKKIALISDAGTPGISDPGFLLVRACVQQGIKVSCLPGAVAFIPALVSSGLSTDKFYFEGFLPHKKGRQTRLKYLAELPCTFIIYESPFRLVKCLQELSLLCGPDRKVCVAREISKLFEEVVTKPLDEMILYYTQKPPKGEIVVVVEGNHLKLKSDSI, from the coding sequence ATGCTTTATTTAGTACCCACTCCAATAGGAAATCTGGAAGACATGACATTCCGGGCAGTAAATACGCTCAAGGAAGTGGATCTGATTATAGCCGAAGATACACGTACCAGCGGACGATTGCTGAAGCATTATGAAATTGAAAAACCTTTGAGTTCTTTTCATGCTTTTAATGAACATAAAATCGTAGAGCATCTTACTTCCCAAATGATAGGGGGAAAAAAGATTGCTCTTATCTCAGATGCCGGAACACCGGGAATTTCCGATCCCGGATTTTTACTGGTAAGAGCTTGTGTTCAGCAGGGCATCAAAGTATCCTGCCTTCCCGGAGCAGTGGCATTTATTCCTGCATTGGTTTCATCCGGATTAAGTACGGATAAGTTTTATTTTGAAGGCTTCCTTCCTCATAAAAAAGGACGTCAGACCCGACTGAAATATCTGGCAGAATTGCCCTGTACATTTATTATTTATGAATCTCCGTTCAGATTGGTAAAATGTCTTCAGGAATTGAGCCTTTTATGCGGACCAGATAGAAAAGTATGTGTTGCAAGAGAAATAAGTAAGTTGTTTGAAGAAGTGGTTACCAAACCATTGGATGAAATGATATTATATTACACACAAAAACCACCTAAAGGAGAGATCGTTGTCGTGGTGGAAGGAAATCATTTAAAACTAAAGAGTGATAGCATTTAA
- a CDS encoding FKBP-type peptidyl-prolyl cis-trans isomerase, translating into MLRILYLFILVGVMACSKEPSSQDDETLIQEYITKNNLTTQVDRGVHYIIQAEGSVEKPSIVNQVTVNYKGYYTDGVIFDSSYDLGVPATFPLSNVIEGWQIGIPKFGKDGKGMLIIPSRSGYGSNPPFGVRANAILIFEIEVLDFK; encoded by the coding sequence ATGTTGCGAATATTATATCTATTTATTTTAGTGGGAGTAATGGCTTGTTCAAAAGAACCGTCCTCACAGGATGACGAAACGCTTATACAGGAGTATATTACCAAAAATAATCTTACCACACAAGTGGACAGAGGTGTTCATTATATAATTCAGGCGGAAGGATCAGTCGAGAAACCTTCTATCGTTAATCAAGTAACAGTAAACTACAAAGGCTATTACACAGACGGAGTAATATTCGATTCATCTTATGACCTTGGCGTGCCTGCAACTTTTCCATTAAGTAATGTGATTGAAGGATGGCAGATTGGAATTCCGAAATTTGGCAAGGATGGAAAAGGAATGCTCATCATACCGTCAAGATCAGGATATGGAAGTAATCCTCCCTTTGGTGTCCGTGCAAATGCTATATTAATCTTTGAAATAGAAGTTTTAGATTTCAAATAA
- a CDS encoding rhomboid family intramembrane serine protease — MAFKIKFNSPVILGFALICTIVYVLDLLTAGTLMPFFTIHNSIDLTNPFSIATLVTHIFGHGSLEHLLGNMTFILLLGPIIEEKYGSSSITFMILVTAIVTGLLNITLFNTGLLGASGIVFMLILLVSFTNVQGGQIPVTFILVAILFIGKEVIAGLQSNQISEAAHIIGGICGSVFGFRGGRAY, encoded by the coding sequence ATGGCATTTAAAATAAAATTTAATTCCCCCGTTATTTTGGGATTTGCATTGATTTGCACCATCGTTTATGTGTTGGATCTTCTCACTGCAGGGACATTGATGCCGTTTTTTACCATACACAACAGCATTGACCTGACAAATCCATTTTCAATTGCTACTTTGGTGACTCATATATTTGGACATGGCAGCCTGGAACACCTGTTGGGTAATATGACATTTATTTTGTTATTGGGACCTATTATTGAAGAAAAATACGGATCTTCCAGCATTACCTTCATGATTCTGGTAACTGCAATTGTGACGGGATTACTCAATATCACTTTGTTTAATACCGGATTGCTCGGTGCAAGCGGAATTGTATTTATGCTGATCCTTCTGGTATCTTTTACGAATGTACAGGGAGGACAGATACCGGTTACATTTATTCTGGTAGCAATTTTGTTTATTGGAAAAGAAGTCATTGCCGGCCTGCAGTCTAATCAGATCTCTGAGGCTGCACATATCATCGGTGGTATCTGTGGTAGCGTTTTTGGATTCAGAGGGGGAAGGGCTTATTGA
- the upp gene encoding uracil phosphoribosyltransferase, translating into MTHNLSLENSLVNKFLSELRDVKIQNDRLRFRHNLERLGNIFAYEISKTLEFKSTDIETPLGISRTNLPSNRIVLATVLRAGLPLHNGLLQYFDDADNAFIAAYRRNHKDGTFEINLEYITCPNLNGATLILVDPMLATGASVQKAVESLSPYGKYKSLHIVTIIASAYGTKQMKRLYPKAHLWMAAEDEELTAKSYIVPGLGDAGDLAFGNKLQE; encoded by the coding sequence ATGACGCACAACTTATCTTTAGAAAATTCATTGGTCAATAAATTTTTGTCAGAACTGCGGGATGTAAAGATTCAGAATGACCGTCTCAGATTTCGTCATAATCTTGAGAGATTGGGCAATATTTTTGCTTACGAAATCAGTAAGACGCTCGAATTTAAATCTACGGACATTGAGACTCCTCTCGGAATTTCCCGAACCAATCTCCCATCCAACCGAATAGTATTAGCCACTGTCCTCAGAGCAGGTTTGCCTTTGCATAATGGCTTACTCCAATATTTTGATGATGCAGACAATGCTTTCATTGCCGCATACAGGAGAAATCATAAAGACGGAACTTTTGAAATAAATCTGGAATATATTACTTGCCCGAATCTGAATGGGGCGACTCTGATATTGGTGGATCCGATGCTTGCTACAGGGGCATCCGTTCAGAAAGCAGTGGAATCCTTAAGTCCTTACGGTAAATATAAGAGTCTTCATATTGTCACCATTATTGCTTCTGCATACGGGACAAAACAAATGAAAAGGTTATACCCCAAAGCACATCTATGGATGGCAGCGGAGGATGAAGAACTCACAGCCAAGTCTTACATCGTACCGGGATTGGGCGATGCTGGTGACCTGGCATTTGGCAATAAATTACAGGAATAA
- the lptC gene encoding LPS export ABC transporter periplasmic protein LptC: MKYKLKLTHCSWIFCVLLFMSACTNEVDEIDQLLQEKYQANIERGKNIRIIYSDSASVKVIIHAPVMERNISLSDAKDEFPKGILVEFLGADKQVYSWLKANSAVRDEKESKVTTRGSVEFYNDKNEKLETPELIWDEKEKIIYTDKLVRITQSEKGDTTYGFGFKANQDFTRFEIKKKVQGKVNVSSFVNAID; the protein is encoded by the coding sequence GTGAAATATAAATTAAAACTTACCCATTGTAGCTGGATATTTTGTGTCCTTCTGTTCATGTCGGCTTGTACAAATGAAGTGGATGAAATAGATCAACTATTGCAGGAAAAGTATCAGGCGAATATTGAAAGGGGGAAAAACATACGGATTATTTACAGTGATTCTGCTTCGGTCAAAGTTATCATTCATGCTCCGGTAATGGAGCGTAATATCTCGCTCAGTGATGCCAAAGATGAATTTCCAAAAGGTATTCTGGTTGAGTTTTTAGGGGCCGATAAACAGGTGTATAGCTGGCTGAAAGCCAACAGTGCGGTCCGGGATGAAAAAGAATCAAAAGTAACCACCCGGGGAAGTGTTGAGTTTTATAATGACAAAAATGAAAAACTCGAAACACCGGAACTAATCTGGGATGAAAAAGAAAAGATTATCTACACCGACAAGCTTGTCAGAATCACCCAATCAGAAAAGGGAGACACCACTTATGGTTTTGGATTTAAAGCCAACCAGGATTTTACCCGATTTGAAATTAAGAAAAAAGTACAGGGAAAAGTGAATGTCAGCTCATTTGTCAATGCAATTGATTAA